AGTGCGCTCGCCGGCGATGGCCGCAAGGCCGGTCACGTGCGCCTGGCCCGTAACCGTGACCTCGGTATGCTCCGCGTTCTCGGCAAGCGTAACCAGCCCGTTTCCGCGTACGCCGCCTCCCATGCCGCTGCCCGTAACGGAAAGGCGGAGCAGCTCAAGGTGGCTGCTCTCGTTGATGCGAACGGTGGCCCGGTACGTCCCCGCGACCATCGACACCCCAATCTTGATCGTGAGACGGTACTCGCCCTGGTTCAGGGACATCTCCCTGCACCCCGTGATGACGTCGCACAGCACGACCGGGTCTTGCAGCAGGTTCCATGCGCGCGCCCTCGGACACTGGAACCGGTACACCCCGTCCAGCTTCACCATGCCGCCCCTCCGAAACAGAATGGCCTTTCCTACCATGTACCATCCGCACGGGCATTGTTTACAAACAGCCTCGCGAAGCCTAGACTTCCACGCATTGCCAACACCCAGGGAGGCGTCAAGAATGACGATCACCGGCGTCCGGTTCGATCAGCACATCCCGCTCCGGCTGCGCGACGGCGTAACCACGTACTACGACCTCTTCCGCCCGGACGCGCCGGGGAAGCACCCATGCCTGCTCATGCGAACGCCGTACGACAAGAGCTCGTATTTCTCCCGCGTGAACTCGATGGACGCCGTGCGCGCCGCGCTGCGGGGCTACGCCGTGGCCATCCAGGACACGCGCGGCCGGCTATCGTCCGAGGGGCGCTTCCAGCCATTCGTGGAGGCGGAGGACGGCTACGACACGGTGGAAACACTGGCGTCCGAGTCGTGGTGCACCGGCAAGGTGGGTATGTACGGCTCCTCGTACAACGGCGTCACCCAGTGGCAGGCTGCCATCGCCGGTCCTCCCTCGCTGGCAGGCATCGCGCCCGTGGTAACGGCCTCCAATTACCACGAAGGCTGGACGTGGCGCGGCGGCGCGTTCGAGCTCGGCTTCGCGCTGTACTGGACGCTCGGCCCCCTCGCCGGCGGCGACTGGGCCGGCATCAGCCGCCGCCAGGGCCTGCCTGCCTCCCACGCGGAGGCGATGGTGGCCGCGCTGGACAACCTGCGCAACCTCTACCCACGACTGCCGCTGGAGCGCGTGCCGGAGCTTATCCCGGGCGCGGCGGACTACTACTTCGACTGGCTAAGTCACCCGGAGTACGACGCCTTCTGGAAGGCGACCGCGCCACAGGAGTCGTACGGCAAGGTGACCGTCCCCGCATTGAACGTCGGCGGGTGGCACGACGCCTTCGTTGAGGGCACCCTGGAGAATTTTGCCGGGATGGTGCAGCAGGGCTGCACGGAGGCCGCGCGCACGGGCCAGCGACTCATCGTGGGCCCGTGGACTCACGCCAGCATGGCACAGCACTACGCCGGCGAGCACTCCTTCGGCGCGCGC
The DNA window shown above is from SAR202 cluster bacterium and carries:
- a CDS encoding CocE/NonD family hydrolase, with the translated sequence MTSHSTTGSCSRFHARALGHWNRYTPSSFTMPPLRNRMAFPTMYHPHGHCLQTASRSLDFHALPTPREASRMTITGVRFDQHIPLRLRDGVTTYYDLFRPDAPGKHPCLLMRTPYDKSSYFSRVNSMDAVRAALRGYAVAIQDTRGRLSSEGRFQPFVEAEDGYDTVETLASESWCTGKVGMYGSSYNGVTQWQAAIAGPPSLAGIAPVVTASNYHEGWTWRGGAFELGFALYWTLGPLAGGDWAGISRRQGLPASHAEAMVAALDNLRNLYPRLPLERVPELIPGAADYYFDWLSHPEYDAFWKATAPQESYGKVTVPALNVGGWHDAFVEGTLENFAGMVQQGCTEAARTGQRLIVGPWTHASMAQHYAGEHSFGARSSTLAQDVHGQILRFYDFWLKGMENGLHDDRPVKIFVMGINQWRSEDEWPLKRAQPADLYLHSNGRANTLNGDGALSGDAPGAQPPDAFVYNPLDPVPTRGGALIIDQPVSPSGVFDQRPVEGRADVLVYTSAAMEKDVEVTGLVTLTLFASSSAVDTDFTAKLVDVRPDGYARNLCDGIVRARYRAGGPAKLLTPGEVYEFRIAIGSTSNVFRKGHRIRLEVSSSNFPRFDRNLNTGESIAHGTHLLPALQTIFHDAEYPSRVTLPVVGTT